Proteins from a single region of Verrucosispora sp. NA02020:
- a CDS encoding dihydroorotase family protein has protein sequence MRELTVLRGGRLLTADATPTVVDLVVAGERVRAVEPVGTVDAGTIVDVDGLDVLPGAIDLHVHLRDPGQTHKETVETGTAAAAAGGTALVCDMPSTQPQVTSVARYREKITSWSGRATVDFALWAGGTDPAALAAMADAGAIGVKIYMATAPGFEELYSADAAAVARVLEVSGRLGWAVAVHVGDQQASDAHRDRLIAAGRRDPAAVLEVTRGPGNLSGLRTVLDLATATGQRVHLAHLSAYGLDALDLFARARAGHPGLTAETCFPALSEEEDLVTQGVYVLPTVFSATARRRWLSALADGVVDAVATDHAPHTRAEKDRGRDDAWAASPGYPALETSLPLAYAAMLDGDLTPQRLVDAVAGAPARILGLPHKGRLTPGSDADLVLFDPAGSWRVDQATMRSKVGWSPLHGRTLRGRLHATWLRGRPIVHDGEILEPGGGHFVRRPGAGDTNPGRG, from the coding sequence GTGCGGGAACTCACCGTGCTGCGGGGCGGACGGCTGCTCACCGCCGACGCCACGCCGACTGTGGTCGACCTGGTGGTCGCCGGTGAGCGGGTCCGGGCGGTTGAGCCGGTCGGCACCGTCGACGCCGGCACGATCGTCGACGTCGACGGCCTCGACGTCCTGCCGGGCGCCATCGACCTGCACGTGCACCTGCGTGATCCGGGACAGACCCACAAGGAGACGGTGGAGACCGGCACGGCCGCCGCAGCGGCCGGCGGCACCGCCCTGGTCTGCGACATGCCGAGCACCCAGCCGCAGGTCACCTCGGTCGCGCGCTACCGGGAGAAGATCACCTCCTGGAGTGGACGCGCCACGGTGGACTTCGCGCTCTGGGCCGGCGGCACCGACCCGGCCGCGCTCGCCGCGATGGCGGACGCCGGGGCGATCGGCGTCAAGATCTACATGGCCACCGCCCCCGGCTTCGAGGAGCTCTACTCCGCCGACGCGGCCGCCGTCGCCCGGGTGCTGGAGGTCTCCGGCCGGCTCGGCTGGGCGGTCGCGGTGCACGTCGGCGACCAGCAGGCCAGCGACGCCCACCGGGACCGGCTCATCGCCGCCGGGCGGCGCGACCCGGCCGCCGTCCTCGAGGTCACCCGGGGACCCGGCAACCTGTCCGGCCTGCGGACCGTCCTCGACCTCGCCACCGCCACCGGACAGCGGGTGCACCTGGCCCACCTCAGCGCGTACGGGCTCGACGCCCTGGACCTCTTCGCCCGCGCACGGGCCGGGCATCCCGGACTGACGGCGGAGACCTGCTTCCCGGCCCTGAGCGAGGAGGAGGACCTGGTGACGCAGGGGGTCTACGTGCTGCCGACGGTCTTCTCGGCGACGGCCCGGCGGCGGTGGCTCAGCGCCCTCGCCGACGGGGTGGTCGACGCCGTCGCCACCGACCACGCGCCGCACACCCGGGCCGAGAAGGACCGGGGCCGCGACGACGCCTGGGCGGCATCGCCGGGATACCCGGCGCTGGAGACGTCCCTGCCGCTCGCCTACGCGGCGATGCTCGACGGTGACCTCACTCCGCAGCGGCTGGTCGACGCGGTGGCCGGCGCCCCGGCCCGCATCCTCGGGCTGCCCCACAAGGGCCGGCTGACGCCGGGGTCCGACGCCGATCTGGTCCTCTTCGACCCGGCCGGTAGCTGGCGGGTGGACCAGGCGACAATGCGGTCGAAGGTCGGGTGGAGCCCGCTGCACGGACGAACCCTGCGGGGCCGGCTGCACGCCACCTGGCTGCGGGGACGACCGATCGTCCACGATGGTGAGATCCTGGAGCCCGGTGGCGGACATTTCGTCCGTCGGCCGGGTGCCGGCGACACGAATCCGGGACGGGGTTGA
- a CDS encoding SDR family NAD(P)-dependent oxidoreductase — MTSSENPSDFGGGRVPATVLVTGAASGIGLACARRLTAEGHRVALVDRDGDGLAAASRACGTRGVSVHQADLTDPARVTAVVAEALAAHGDLSGVVNAAGAVRAGSVVDTTDEDWRWNLDTNVSTAFHVCRAVLPHLVARGGGAVVTVASLTALRPIPQRAGYAAAKGAVIAFTRQLALEYGPYGVTANTVCPGAIRTPLLAARLDREPAVEAELTARVPLRRVGEPAELAGLVHLLVTGGCDYLTGQTLTVDGGLSLV; from the coding sequence ATGACGTCATCCGAGAATCCTTCCGATTTCGGTGGGGGGCGCGTCCCGGCCACCGTGCTGGTCACCGGCGCCGCCTCCGGTATCGGACTGGCCTGTGCCCGTCGCCTCACCGCCGAGGGCCACCGGGTGGCGCTCGTGGACCGGGACGGCGACGGACTCGCTGCCGCGTCGCGGGCCTGCGGTACGCGGGGCGTGAGCGTCCACCAGGCCGACCTGACCGATCCGGCCCGGGTGACGGCGGTCGTCGCCGAGGCGCTCGCCGCCCACGGCGACCTCTCCGGTGTGGTCAACGCCGCCGGTGCGGTCCGCGCCGGCTCGGTGGTGGACACCACCGACGAGGACTGGCGGTGGAACCTGGACACCAACGTGTCGACCGCCTTCCACGTCTGCCGCGCGGTGCTGCCGCACCTGGTGGCGCGCGGCGGCGGCGCCGTGGTCACCGTCGCCTCGCTGACCGCGCTGCGCCCCATCCCGCAGCGCGCCGGCTACGCCGCCGCGAAGGGGGCTGTCATCGCGTTCACCCGGCAGCTCGCGCTGGAGTACGGCCCGTACGGCGTCACCGCCAACACCGTCTGCCCGGGAGCGATCCGTACCCCGCTGCTCGCCGCCCGGCTCGACCGGGAGCCGGCCGTGGAGGCCGAGTTGACCGCCCGGGTGCCGTTGCGCCGGGTCGGCGAGCCGGCGGAGCTGGCCGGTCTGGTGCACCTGCTGGTCACCGGCGGCTGCGACTACCTCACCGGTCAGACGCTGACGGTCGACGGCGGGCTGAGCCTCGTCTGA
- a CDS encoding iron-containing alcohol dehydrogenase has protein sequence MSGVDPRAGVEVPHAGPHLTPSTGEHRVAFRGVIHTGTLTLGPGDLALLDPAGGDVAATAGTPGDVVRVAYPPRLADAEALAVRLDRNRPERLVAVGDGSTLDVAKQAWRLGTAGPELLLAPVGGEPWRAFAPFTSLYGRDGSRVSRPDPALGDAGVLLDAAALSRRPQRVRHLHRADSIVHAVEVLLSRRTQEWGRALAAAGLSALCRDAPNDDLAGVVGAGLVTEAFAATGLGLAHAAASPLGAHAGRTHDAVNVLLAPHVVAYWGDRVDWRAVAGPLGTSPRADAVAARLTDLADLAGVPRTLCAAGFSWEQVRAAVPAAMRSSGMPWLPGPVDEATLTELLRRAWAGP, from the coding sequence GTGAGCGGCGTCGACCCGCGGGCCGGCGTGGAGGTCCCCCACGCCGGCCCGCACCTCACCCCGTCGACCGGGGAACACCGGGTCGCGTTCCGAGGCGTGATCCACACCGGCACGCTCACCCTCGGCCCCGGCGACCTCGCCCTGCTCGATCCGGCCGGCGGGGACGTCGCCGCGACGGCGGGCACCCCCGGCGACGTGGTCCGGGTCGCATACCCGCCCCGGCTCGCCGACGCCGAGGCGCTCGCCGTCCGACTCGACCGGAACCGCCCCGAACGGCTGGTGGCGGTCGGCGACGGCTCGACCCTGGACGTCGCCAAGCAGGCGTGGCGACTCGGCACCGCCGGGCCGGAGCTGCTGCTGGCACCGGTCGGCGGTGAGCCCTGGCGAGCCTTCGCCCCCTTCACCAGCCTCTACGGCCGGGACGGTAGCCGGGTGAGCCGACCGGACCCGGCCCTCGGTGACGCCGGGGTGCTCCTCGACGCCGCCGCGCTCTCCCGCCGACCGCAACGGGTACGCCACCTGCACCGCGCCGACTCCATCGTGCACGCCGTCGAGGTGCTGCTGAGCCGGCGCACCCAGGAGTGGGGGCGGGCACTCGCCGCCGCCGGCCTGTCCGCGCTGTGCCGGGACGCGCCGAACGACGACCTGGCCGGAGTGGTCGGCGCCGGGCTGGTGACCGAGGCGTTCGCCGCCACCGGACTCGGACTGGCCCACGCCGCCGCATCACCGCTCGGCGCCCACGCCGGCCGCACCCACGACGCGGTCAACGTGCTGCTCGCGCCACACGTCGTCGCGTACTGGGGGGACCGGGTCGACTGGCGGGCGGTGGCCGGTCCCCTCGGCACCTCGCCCCGCGCGGACGCCGTCGCCGCGCGGCTGACCGACCTCGCCGACCTCGCCGGAGTCCCCCGGACCCTGTGCGCCGCCGGCTTCTCGTGGGAGCAGGTCCGCGCCGCGGTCCCCGCCGCGATGCGCAGCTCCGGGATGCCGTGGCTGCCCGGGCCGGTCGACGAGGCGACGCTGACCGAGCTGCTGCGCCGCGCCTGGGCGGGGCCGTGA